A genomic window from Motacilla alba alba isolate MOTALB_02 chromosome 6, Motacilla_alba_V1.0_pri, whole genome shotgun sequence includes:
- the VDAC2 gene encoding voltage-dependent anion-selective channel protein 2, which yields MGGPGALGSCAAAAAGGRIGVSFSSPSTAHGCSSAACRTTLPARNSLEPSSADDPPQAAPMAIPPSYVDLGKPARDIFNKGYGFGLVKLDVKTKSASGVEFTTSGSSNTDTGKVNGSLETKYKWAEYGLTFTEKWNTDNTLGTEIAIEDQLAKGLKLTFDTTFSPNTGKKSGKIKSTYKRECINLGCDVDFDFAGPAVHGSAVFGYEGWLAGYQMTFDTAKSKLTRNNFSVGYKTGDFQLHTNVNDGAEFGGSIYQKVSDNLETAINLAWTAGSNSTRFGFAAKYKLDSTASLSAKVNNSSLIGVGYTQTLRPGVKLTLSALIDGKSINAGGHKLGLGLELEA from the exons ATGGGCGGCCCGGGCGCGCTGGGGTCCTGCGCTGCGgcagcggcgggcgggcggaTCGGTGTCTCCTTCAGTTCGCCCTCCACTGCCCACGGCTGCAGCAGCGCGGCCTGCCGCACGACTCTACCCGCCCGTAACAGCCTCGAGCCCAGCTCCGCCGACGACCCGCCACAAGCAG CTCCAATGGCGATTCCTCCATCGTACGTAGACCTTGGCAAACCTGCCAGAGATATCTTCAATAAAGGATATG GCTTTGGGTTGGTGAAACTGGatgtgaaaacaaaatctgcaaGTGGAGTG GAATTCACAACATCTGGTTCATCAAACACAGACACTGGAAAAGTGAATGGGAGCTTGGAGACCAAATACAAGTGGGCTGAGTATGGTCTgactttcacagaaaaatggaaCACAGATAACACTCTGGGAACAGAAATTGCAATTGAAGATCAG CTTGCCAAAGGCTTGAAGTTGACATTTGATACAACTTTCTCACCAAATACAGG aaagaaaagtggCAAAATTAAGTCAACTTATAAACGTGAATGCATAAACCTAGGCTGTGATGTTGACTTTGATTTTGCCGGGCCTGCAGTCCATGGTTCAGCTGTCTTTGGTTATGAAGGCTGGCTTGCTGGTTATCAGATGACTTTTGATACTGCCAAATCAAAATTGacaagaaataatttctctgtggGTTACAAGACTGGAGACTTCCAACTGCACACTAATGT CAATGATGGTGCCGAATTTGGTGGGTCAATTTACCAAAAAGTGAGTGACAATCTTGAAACTGCTATAAACTTGGCTTGGACAGCAGGTAGCAACAGCACTCGCTTTGGCTTTGCAGCTAAATACAAGTTGGATTCCACTGCTTCTCTTTCA gcaaagGTGAACAATTCTAGTCTAATTGGAGTGGGTTATACCCAGACCCTGAGGCCAG GTGTGAAGCTTACACTGTCTGCCCTGATAGATGGAAAGAGTATCAATGCTGGTGGCCATAAACTTGGTCTTGGCCTGGAACTGGAGGCTTAA